A stretch of the Candidatus Jettenia sp. AMX2 genome encodes the following:
- the hslV gene encoding ATP-dependent protease subunit HslV has protein sequence MKPVIVSTTILAVRRDGHVAIGGDGQVTMNAAIVKQEAKKIRRLYHDKVIVGFAGSAADAFALMERFDAKLEQYQGNVLRSAHELAREWRTDKVLRRLESLLIVVDKHYSFLISGSGDVIEPDDGIIGIGSGGSYAIAAARAFMKHSVLTAREIVEEALNIAADICVYTNKHIKVEEIR, from the coding sequence TTGAAACCTGTTATTGTATCTACAACAATCCTGGCGGTGAGAAGAGACGGGCATGTTGCAATCGGTGGTGACGGGCAGGTAACGATGAATGCGGCAATCGTAAAGCAGGAGGCAAAAAAGATCCGCAGGCTTTACCATGATAAAGTTATTGTGGGTTTTGCAGGCTCTGCGGCAGACGCTTTTGCCCTTATGGAAAGGTTCGATGCAAAACTCGAACAGTATCAGGGCAATGTCCTGCGCAGCGCCCACGAACTTGCCAGAGAATGGCGTACAGACAAGGTGCTCAGGAGGTTGGAATCGCTCCTTATTGTCGTTGACAAGCACTACTCTTTTTTGATCTCCGGCAGCGGTGATGTGATTGAACCTGATGATGGCATCATTGGCATCGGCTCCGGGGGTTCTTATGCAATTGCGGCGGCAAGGGCATTCATGAAACATTCCGTACTCACTGCAAGGGAGATTGTTGAAGAAGCGCTCAATATTGCTGCGGATATTTGTGTATACACGAACAAGCATATCAAGGTAGAGGAGATCAGGTAA
- the hslU gene encoding ATP-dependent protease ATPase subunit HslU has protein sequence MDNLTPRKIVEELDKYIIGQKNAKRAVSIAIRNRWRRQQLSDELREEVLPKNIIMIGPTGVGKTEIARRMAALVKAPFLKVEASKYTEVGYHGRDVESMIRDVTEIGVTMVKGELIQSVQEKAEKMAEERLLDLLLPPTPKSTEPAPADAEEQRLSTREKFRKKLHSGELANRTVELTVHEKPFVLQGFVAGIEEVGMDFQNILEKMVPPRAQMRKASVAEAKRILTQEEAEKLIDKEKVMQEAIRRTELFGIIFIDEIDKIAGRETARGPDVSREGVQRDLLPIVDGTTVNTRYGMVRTDRILFIAAGAFHVSKPSDLIPELQGRFPIRVELEDLGKEEFLRILTEPKNALIKQYKALLETEGITVRFENDAVEAIADIAVQVNKRTQNIGARRLHTVMERLVEDISFDAPDMKGSEVIIDAKYVHDKLQAIAKDEDLSRYIL, from the coding sequence GTGGATAATCTAACACCCCGTAAGATTGTAGAAGAACTTGATAAATACATTATCGGTCAAAAGAATGCGAAACGCGCTGTATCAATTGCTATTCGTAACCGGTGGCGCAGGCAGCAGCTTTCTGATGAGTTGCGGGAAGAAGTCCTGCCGAAGAATATTATTATGATTGGCCCGACAGGTGTGGGGAAAACAGAAATTGCAAGACGTATGGCTGCCCTCGTTAAGGCACCGTTTCTCAAAGTAGAGGCATCGAAGTATACGGAGGTTGGCTATCACGGCCGTGACGTAGAATCCATGATACGCGATGTTACGGAAATCGGAGTTACTATGGTAAAAGGCGAACTAATCCAGAGTGTTCAGGAAAAAGCAGAAAAGATGGCGGAGGAAAGGCTTCTGGATTTACTACTGCCACCTACACCGAAAAGCACGGAACCAGCTCCTGCTGATGCAGAAGAACAGCGATTAAGCACCCGTGAGAAATTCCGGAAAAAATTGCATAGCGGAGAACTGGCAAACCGTACCGTAGAACTAACGGTTCATGAAAAACCTTTTGTACTCCAGGGCTTTGTGGCAGGAATCGAGGAAGTGGGCATGGATTTCCAGAATATACTTGAGAAGATGGTTCCTCCGCGTGCGCAGATGCGAAAGGCCTCTGTGGCAGAGGCAAAACGGATTCTGACTCAGGAAGAAGCTGAAAAGCTTATTGATAAGGAAAAGGTTATGCAGGAAGCGATCAGGAGGACCGAACTGTTCGGAATTATTTTTATTGACGAGATAGACAAAATTGCAGGACGTGAAACTGCCCGGGGGCCGGACGTCTCCAGGGAAGGGGTACAAAGAGACCTTCTCCCCATAGTTGATGGCACAACGGTAAATACCCGGTATGGGATGGTCAGGACTGACCGTATTCTGTTTATTGCTGCCGGTGCATTCCATGTATCGAAACCTTCAGACCTGATACCTGAACTCCAGGGGCGTTTCCCGATACGTGTGGAACTGGAAGACCTCGGGAAGGAAGAATTCTTACGTATCCTGACCGAGCCGAAAAATGCGCTGATAAAGCAATATAAGGCGCTGCTTGAGACAGAAGGGATAACGGTAAGGTTTGAAAATGATGCGGTAGAAGCTATTGCAGATATTGCCGTACAGGTAAACAAAAGAACTCAGAATATCGGCGCACGAAGACTGCATACCGTAATGGAAAGGCTTGTGGAAGACATATCATTTGATGCACCTGACATGAAAGGCTCGGAAGTAATTATCGATGCAAAGTATGTGCATGATAAATTACAGGCTATTGCAAAAGATGAAGATTTAAGCCGGTATATTTTGTAG
- a CDS encoding CBS domain-containing protein, producing MTAKLAKDVMNRIVTAARKKTIGRDLAVKLLSGMYSGLPVVDDEGKVIGVVSEFDLLKAIKEGKTLEQVTAEDIMSKDPVTVSEETPVDDVIEIMVRHNIIRVPVVRNDNLVGLISRCDILSSIIQPEFVTIYAD from the coding sequence ATGACGGCTAAATTAGCGAAAGATGTTATGAACCGGATCGTTACCGCAGCGAGAAAGAAAACCATAGGCAGGGACCTCGCAGTAAAGTTATTATCAGGTATGTACAGCGGACTACCTGTTGTGGATGATGAAGGAAAGGTTATTGGTGTGGTAAGCGAGTTTGATCTCTTAAAGGCGATAAAAGAGGGGAAAACGCTGGAACAGGTAACCGCAGAAGATATCATGTCAAAGGACCCGGTCACAGTATCCGAAGAAACCCCCGTTGATGATGTTATAGAGATTATGGTAAGGCACAATATCATCCGTGTTCCTGTCGTAAGAAATGATAACCTCGTAGGGTTAATTTCCCGTTGTGATATCCTCAGTAGTATTATACAACCTGAGTTTGTAACGATCTATGCTGATTGA
- a CDS encoding transcriptional repressor produces the protein MESVEKLTKVLRNNGMKITPQRLLIFNVLENNTSHPSAEEVFNRVKKVYPTVSFTTIYKTLETLRDLGEVRELIIDEDRKHYDPNMNIHHHVICSSCKKIHDIYADYSSHIKLPESIKNDYAVSGFQISFYGICRACR, from the coding sequence ATGGAATCTGTAGAGAAACTAACCAAAGTATTGAGAAATAACGGTATGAAGATTACGCCTCAGCGGTTACTGATCTTCAATGTCCTTGAGAATAATACCTCTCATCCGTCTGCTGAAGAGGTCTTTAACCGTGTAAAAAAAGTATATCCTACCGTATCGTTTACCACGATCTATAAGACGTTGGAAACCTTAAGAGATCTTGGGGAAGTAAGAGAGCTTATTATTGATGAAGACCGCAAGCATTACGACCCTAACATGAACATTCATCACCACGTCATCTGCTCTTCCTGTAAAAAAATACACGATATTTATGCCGATTACTCATCGCATATCAAATTACCCGAATCAATCAAAAACGATTATGCCGTTTCCGGATTCCAGATCTCTTTTTATGGCATTTGCAGGGCATGCAGATAA
- a CDS encoding gamma-glutamyl-gamma-aminobutyrate hydrolase family protein, whose translation MKPVIGINCDYEEKGRHPCSFLYRDYSDAIIKAGGIPILLPLIKEKNNALRLLKMVGGLLLTGGNDVSPERYGEKKHEKGSCVHPDKDISDFTLVQVAIETKKPILAICYGTQLINVTLGGSLIQDIPSEVPSSIIHKDLENVHSTHSVKIKKDSLLYRITGTDCLYTNSIHHQAIKVLGKGLKDTARSADGIIEAIEWDDYPFLLGVQWHPERMASHPHHSSLFDALIAATG comes from the coding sequence ATGAAGCCGGTTATTGGTATTAATTGTGATTACGAAGAAAAGGGAAGACATCCCTGTTCTTTTTTGTACAGAGATTATAGTGACGCCATTATTAAGGCCGGCGGCATCCCAATATTGCTGCCTCTTATAAAAGAAAAAAACAACGCCCTTCGCCTTCTGAAAATGGTTGGCGGCCTGCTCCTCACCGGAGGAAATGATGTCTCACCCGAACGCTATGGTGAAAAAAAACACGAAAAAGGCAGTTGTGTTCACCCTGATAAGGATATCTCTGATTTCACCCTGGTACAGGTGGCCATAGAGACAAAGAAACCCATCCTTGCCATATGCTATGGCACTCAGCTCATAAACGTCACCCTGGGAGGATCTCTGATACAGGATATCCCCTCAGAAGTACCATCTTCAATTATTCATAAAGATCTTGAAAATGTGCATTCTACCCATTCTGTAAAAATAAAAAAGGATTCCCTTTTGTACAGGATCACGGGAACAGATTGCCTCTATACAAACAGTATTCATCATCAGGCTATTAAGGTACTGGGAAAGGGGCTAAAAGACACTGCCCGTTCTGCTGACGGTATTATAGAGGCCATTGAATGGGATGATTATCCATTTTTACTGGGTGTCCAATGGCATCCTGAACGCATGGCTTCTCATCCACACCATTCATCTCTGTTTGATGCCCTTATTGCAGCTACAGGCTGA
- a CDS encoding cytochrome P460 family protein yields MISYLLTYRTVTALCMFCALLIPYGGKVSGEMFGNKDSVNAQLLWRYITEENPYRDNYPQWPGKEGFYESTMPPGNILKLYINDIAFDTVVNKRGVFPDGALLIKENYTDNKELFLITVMYKAKGFNPAGHDWYWIKYKPDGEARLEGKVDICINCHIGVAGNDYIFTGNIKE; encoded by the coding sequence ATGATCAGCTATCTTTTAACGTACAGGACAGTTACTGCACTGTGTATGTTTTGTGCCCTGCTGATTCCGTATGGTGGTAAGGTATCGGGAGAAATGTTTGGCAACAAGGACAGTGTCAATGCACAATTGCTGTGGCGATATATTACTGAAGAGAATCCTTACAGGGATAATTATCCGCAGTGGCCGGGTAAAGAGGGTTTCTATGAAAGCACCATGCCGCCTGGTAATATTCTTAAATTGTACATTAATGATATTGCCTTTGATACGGTTGTAAACAAAAGAGGCGTATTTCCTGACGGTGCACTACTGATTAAAGAAAACTACACCGATAACAAGGAGCTGTTTTTAATCACCGTAATGTATAAAGCAAAAGGGTTTAATCCTGCAGGGCACGACTGGTACTGGATAAAATACAAGCCAGATGGGGAAGCACGTTTGGAAGGCAAAGTTGATATATGTATTAACTGCCATATAGGAGTAGCAGGGAATGATTATATATTTACCGGTAACATAAAAGAATGA